CATGATGAGAAAGTTCACCGGCTTTACAATGGCATGTTCCAGCTTTTCCAGAGGAGACTCCTCGGCGGTTTTGTTGGTAGGAATGGTAAAGGCAGTCAACACCCCGGCCAGGGTGGCGTGCACCCCAGAATGATGGATAAAGTACCACATGGCCAGCCCGGGCACCAGATAAAAGAAAAGGTTGGTTATGCCCAGCCGGTTAAAGACCGCCAGCAGCGCCATCACCCCGGCAGCGTACAGCAGGTAATTCACGTGCAACTCCGCAGAGTAGAAAACGGCAATCACCAGAATAGCCACCAGGTCATCTACAATGGCCAGGGCCGTTAAAAAGATCTTGAGCGCTACCGGCACCCGGTTTCCCAGAATAGAGAGAATACCAATGGCAAAGGCAATGTCCGTAGCCATGGGAATACCCCAGCCCCCGGCCGTGGGCTCGCCTGCATTGATCAAGGCATAGATTGACGCCGGTACCAGCACCCCGCCCAGCGCCGCAAAAACAGGCAGGGCGGCCTGGCTTACAGAAGACAGCTCGCCTTCTATCAACTCGCGCTTGATCTCCAGCCCTACCAACAGGAAAAAGATGGCCATTAACCCGTCATTCACCCATAACAAAACAGAATATTTTAAGCCAATCATCTCCGAGGCATAGCCCACCTCCAGGGCCAGAAAACGTTCCAGGTCATCGCCTAGCGGCGAATTGGCAATGAGCAATGAAATGGCCACAAAAGCCATCAACAGAAAACCACCCGCCGACGTGGATTGAAAGAAACGCTTGTACACCTCTAAATTGATAAGCTTACTGATCATAGGCAATTTTGAAATGTAGGTGAAGGATACCCCGCTGGTTACTACCAATTGCGTGGTTACCTGAGACTGGCTTTAAGATACTATAATTTTATTTACCCGAAAGCGCTGCTGTTTCAGGGCCTTTTTTCTGAACACAGGGCAAAACCAGCCAATAGCCGTAGCCTGAAAAGCAGTCAGACTGAAAATTTTTTACTTGCGTTGCTGCTGTTTTATCAATTTCAGGAGCACCCCGTTGGTCCACCCAAAGCCGTCCTGGTTGGGGTATTCTCCCCCGCCGCCCTGGGTGGCCGGCTTCTCCACGTTGTATTTCTCCGTCAGTTTGCCGGTCTGCTTATACACTTGCAGGTTTTGGTTTACCCAGTTCCAGGCAATGGTGCTGGCCAGTTTGTTTTGGCCGTAGGCTTTTAAGCCCTGAATGCTCATCCATTGCAAGGGTGCCCAACCGTTGGGCGCGTCCCACTGCTGCCCTGAGGCTACCAGCGTTGCCGGCAAGCCGCCCTGCCGCAAGAAATCACGTTCCAGCTTCCTGGCTACGCCCCGGGCCTGTGCTTTGG
This Rufibacter radiotolerans DNA region includes the following protein-coding sequences:
- the nhaA gene encoding Na+/H+ antiporter NhaA; translation: MISKLINLEVYKRFFQSTSAGGFLLMAFVAISLLIANSPLGDDLERFLALEVGYASEMIGLKYSVLLWVNDGLMAIFFLLVGLEIKRELIEGELSSVSQAALPVFAALGGVLVPASIYALINAGEPTAGGWGIPMATDIAFAIGILSILGNRVPVALKIFLTALAIVDDLVAILVIAVFYSAELHVNYLLYAAGVMALLAVFNRLGITNLFFYLVPGLAMWYFIHHSGVHATLAGVLTAFTIPTNKTAEESPLEKLEHAIVKPVNFLIMPIFALVNTNIRFEAGMVEGLASPLGLGILLGLCVGKPLGIMLLSWLSYKIKLSSLPEGVSWRQLIGAGLLAGVGFTMSIFIALLSFQEEAYQTNAKFAILVASVLSGVVGYLVLKNSCRAPRLQQAEKG